Proteins encoded in a region of the Rutidosis leptorrhynchoides isolate AG116_Rl617_1_P2 chromosome 9, CSIRO_AGI_Rlap_v1, whole genome shotgun sequence genome:
- the LOC139867117 gene encoding ABC transporter G family member 35-like has translation MEEENFIKSIGRNFSKVAEDVFSIGNSYSFSWNSPLGRTSPLSRTSPLSRTNQFSRHNHHSLEDEEALRWAALEKLPTYNRLRTTIFKSYYPTETSDDNKMLLDVRELDAKAQQVFIDKIFKDAEEDNGKFLKKFRERVDRVGIILPTVEVRFQNLTIEAECYVGDRALPSLLNATRNYVESLLSVVGISLSKKATLTILNDVSGIIKPSRMALLLGPPSSGKTTLLLALADKLDSSLKVKGEITYNGHKLNEFVPRRTSSYISQNDVHAGEMTVKETLNFSARCQGIGSRLEMLEELARREKQLGIHPEAEVDLFMKGTAIEGDASSLITYYTLRILGLDLCRDTLVGDAMRQGISGGQKKRLTTGEMLVGPAKTLFMDEISTGLDSSTTFQIVKCLQQIVHHTESTILMSLLQPAPETFDLFDDIILLSEGQIVYQGPRDNVLEFFECCGFKCPERKGTSDFLQEVTSRKDQEQYWVDKNKPYRYIPVSEFVQRFKRFHVGEKLKNELSIPYDKDQNHKAALVFKEYLVSKRELLKASCSKEWLLIKRNSFIYIFKTVQFIILSCTTMTVFFRSKMHHRNEQDGLIYIGVIVFSALLNMFNGLAEISLTILRLPVVFKQRDLLFHPPWAYTLPTFLLRVPISVVESTVWMVIVYYGVGLAPELSRFLKHFLLVFITQNVGGAYFRFVAGICRTMNIANTGGTLALFTIVLFGGFFLPRTHLPGAVQWVYWVSPLSYAFNAFAVNEFLAPRWMNKMSSNNATRLGTAILENMKMPTQERWFWIGVASLVGFGILFNILFTFALMYLDPLEKPQAIISKEATNTTEADEDTKQEPRHKKVAFIKETSLQSVLAIDGSNLRNTEMQPVRSQSDSSDANVRKRGMILPFTPMSMSFENINYYVDMPNEMREHGVTENRLQLLCEVTGAFRPGVLTSLMGVSGAGKTTLLDVLAGRKTSGYIEGDIRISGFPKVQETFARISGYCEQNDIHSSSITVYESLIYSAFLRLPKEVGDEEKKIFVREVMELVELDSLRDAIVGLPGVSGLSTEQRKRLTIAVELVANPSIIFMDEPTSGLDARAAAIVMRTVRNTVDTGRTVVCTIHQPSIDIFESFDELLLMKRGGQMIYAGPLGRNSKTIIEYFESIPGIPKIPEKYNPATWMLEVSSSVVERRLGIDFVEHFKSSALNKRNMDLVMELSKPPPNAVDLHFGTQYSQSFWGQFKSCVWKMWWSYWRNPDYNLVRNIFTLAAALMVGLTFQKIGEKRESSNNLSTIVGALYAGVFFVGMNNCQTAQPVVASERTVFYRERAAGMYSTLPYALAQVIVEIPYVFFEATYYSFIVYSMVSFEWTATKFLWFFFINFFSFLYFTYYGLMTVSVTPNDQVAAVLAVLFYGLFNFFSGYFIPRPRIPKWWVWYYWICPVAWSVYGFIVSQYHDIDDPIKVPGMSYDPPMNAYIEDHYGFRLDYMGQVSAILVGFCVLFAFIYAFCLRFLNFQVR, from the exons ATGGAGGAAGAAAACTTCATCAAGAGCATAGGTAGAAATTTTAGTAAAGTTGCTGAAGATGTGTTTTCGATCGGTAACAGTTACTCGTTTAGTTGGAACAGTCCACTTGGACGAACCAGCCCGCTTTCAAGGACGAGTCCTCTTTCACGTACGAACCAATTTTCACGTCACAATCATCACTCTTTGGAAGACGAAGAGGCCTTACGATGGGCTGCATTGGAGAAACTACCAACGTACAACCGATTAAGAACAACTATCTTTAAATCTTATTATCCAACCGAAACATCAGATGATAATAAGATGTTGTTGGATGTACGAGAGCTCGATGCAAAAGCTCAGCAAGTGTTCATTGACAAGATCTTTAAAGATGCTGAAGAAGATAATGGAAAGTTCTTGAAAAAGTTTAGGGAACGCGTTGATAG GGTTGGAATTATTCTTCCAACAGTAGAAGTTCGGTTTCAAAATTTGACGATAGAAGCAGAGTGTTACGTTGGTGATAGGGCGCTTCCATCGTTACTAAACGCTACGCGAAATTATGTTGAATCACTTTTGAGTGTTGTTGGAATAAGTTTGTCTAAGAAGGCTACACTCACTATTCTTAATGATGTATCTGGTATCATAAAACCTTCAAG AATGGCACTTCTGTTGGGTCCACCATCTTCTGGGAAGACAACACTTTTGTTGGCTCTAGCTGATAAACTTGACTCAAGCTTAAAG GTTAAAGGAGAAATTACTTACAACGGTCATAAGTTAAATGAATTTGTACCAAGAAGGACATCGTCCTACATTAGTCAGAACGATGTTCATGCTGGAGAGATGACCGTTAAGGAAACCTTAAATTTCTCTGCAAGATGCCAAGGCATTGGATCGAGATTAG AAATGTTGGAGGAGCTTGCAAGAAGAGAGAAGCAATTAGGGATCCACCCAGAAGCTGAAGTTGATCTTTTTATGAAGGGAACTGCAATAGAAGGAGATGCTAGCAGTTTAATTACTTACTATACTCTTAGA ATTTTGGGTTTGGATTTGTGTCGGGACACCCTAGTTGGTGATGCAATGCGACAAGGAATCTCCGGTGGACAAAAGAAGCGATTAACCACAG GGGAGATGCTTGTGGGGCCAGCAAAAACGTTGTTTATGGACGAGATATCAACGGGGCTCGACAGTTCAACGACGTTTCAAATAGTAAAGTGCCTGCAACAAATCGTACACCATACTGAATCAACAATCTTAATGTCGCTATTACAACCTGCACCAGAGACGTTTGACCTTTTCGATGACATCATATTACTATCGGAGGGCCAGATTGTGTATCAAGGACCACGAGATAACGTGCTTGAGTTTTTCGAGTGTTGTGGATTTAAGTGTCCTGAAAGAAAAGGCACTTCTGATTTCTTGCAAGAG GTTACGTCACGAAAAGATCAAGAGCAATATTGGGTGGATAAAAACAAACCGTACAGATACATCCCAGTTAGCGAGTTTGTTCAGAGATTCAAACGGTTCCATGTCGGTGAGAAATTAAAAAACGAGCTTTCGATCCCTTATGACAAAGACCAAAACCACAAAGCAGCTTTAGTCTTCAAAGAATATTTGGTCTCCAAAAGGGAGCTGCTAAAGGCCTCTTGTAGTAAAGAATGGCTACTGATAAAAAGAAACAGTTTCATTTACATTTTCAAGACAGTACAGTTCATCATTTTATCTTGTACTACAATGACCGTGTTTTTTAGGTCTAAAATGCATCACAGAAACGAACAAGACGGTTTAATCTATATCGGAGTAATTGTGTTCAGTGCACTGTTAAATATGTTTAACGGACTAGCTGAAATTTCGCTTACTATATTAAGGCTTCCGGTAGTTTTCAAGCAACGAGACCTTTTGTTCCATCCACCGTGGGCTTACACGCTTCCAACATTCTTACTCCGTGTACCGATAAGTGTCGTCGAGAGTACTGTTTGGATGGTCATAGTTTACTATGGCGTTGGTCTTGCCCCTGAACTTAGCAG GTTCTTGAAGCACTTTCTGTTGGTTTTTATAACCCAGAATGTGGGAGGCGCATATTTTAGGTTTGTTGCCGGAATTTGTAGAACGATGAACATTGCAAACACAGGTGGGACCCTTGCGCTTTTCACGATAGTTCTTTTTGGAGGTTTCTTCCTTCCAAGAACGCATCTTCCTGGAGCAGTTCAGTGGGTTTATTGGGTATCACCATTGTCATATGCCTTCAACGCCTTTGCAGTAAATGAGTTCCTTGCACCTAGGTGGATGAACAAAATG AGTTCAAATAACGCAACTAGATTGGGCACAGCGATACTAGAAAACATGAAAATGCCAACTCAAGAACGTTGGTTCTGGATTGGTGTTGCATCTCTTGTAGGTTTTGGAATACTCTTTAACATCCTCTTCACTTTCGCTCTCATGTATCTAGATC CCCTTGAAAAGCCACAAGCAATCATCTCCAAAGAAGCAACCAATACGACGGAAGCTGACGAAGATACCAAACAGGAACCAAGACACAAAAAAGTTGCATTCATAAAAGAGACAAGTCTCCAATCTGTACTTGCCATCGATGGGAGTAATTTGA GAAATACGGAAATGCAACCGGTAAGAAGTCAATCTGACTCTTCCGATGCTAACGTTCGCAAGCGAGGAATGATTCTACCGTTTACTCCGATGTCCATGTCATTCGAGAACATAAACTATTATGTTGATATGCCCAAC GAAATGAGAGAACATGGAGTGACAGAGAATCGGTTGCAGTTACTTTGTGAAGTTACCGGTGCTTTTAGACCAGGAGTTTTAACTTCATTGATGGGAGTAAGTGGAGCTGGTAAGACGACATTGTTGGATGTTTTAGCAGGACGAAAAACGAGTGGGTACATTGAAGGAGATATAAGAATATCGGGCTTCCCGAAAGTACAAGAAACGTTCGCTAGAATTTCTGGATATTGTGAGCAAAACGATATCCACTCTTCGAGTATTACTGTTTACGAATCTTTGATTTACTCTGCTTTCCTTCGCCTCCCGAAAGAAGTCGGTGATGAAGAGAAAAAG ATTTTTGTACGAGAAGTGATGGAGCTTGTTGAACTAGACAGCCTCCGAGATGCAATAGTGGGACTACCAGGAGTTAGCGGTTTGTCAACAGAACAAAGAAAACGGCTAACAATTGCAGTCGAGCTTGTTGCTAATCCTTCCATAATTTTCATGGATGAACCGACTTCTGGGCTTGATGCAAGAGCGGCAGCCATTGTAATGAGAACCGTGAGAAACACGGTTGACACAGGAAGAACAGTTGTTTGCACCATTCATCAACCTAGCATTGATATCTTCGAATCGTTTGATGAGTTGTTGTTAATGAAACGAGGTGGTCAAATGATTTATGCAGGACCGTTAGGCAGGAATTCAAAAACCATTATAGAGTATTTTGAG AGTATTCCAGGAATTCCAAAAATTCCAGAAAAGTACAATCCGGCAACATGGATGTTAGAAGTCAGCTCAAGCGTTGTAGAACGTCGACTTGGTATTGATTTTGTTGAGCACTTCAAATCATCAGCCTTAAATAA AAGGAACATGGATTTAGTGATGGAGTTAAGCAAACCACCTCCAAATGCAGTGGATCTTCATTTTGGAACACAATATTCTCAATCTTTTTGGGGACAATTCAAGTCTTGTGTATGGAAAATGTGGTGGAGTTACTGGCGAAATCCCGATTATAACCTTGTCCGAAACATCTTCACGTTGGCTGCAGCACTAATGGTTGGACTAACATTTCAAAAGATCGGCGAAAAAAG GGAGAgcagcaacaatttaagcacaatcgTCGGGGCGTTATATGCTGGAGTGTTCTTTGTTGGCATGAATAATTGTCAGACAGCGCAACCTGTAGTAGCGTCAGAAAGAACCGTTTTCTATCGAGAAAGAGCAGCAGGAATGTACTCTACATTACCATACGCCTTAGCACAG GTGATTGTAGAGATACCATATGTATTTTTCGAAGCAACATATTACAGTTTCATAGTGTATTCGATGGTGTCATTCGAATGGACAGCAACCAAATTTCTTTGGTTCTTTTTCATCAACTTCTTCTCGTTTCTCTATTTTACATACTACGGATTAATGACTGTTTCTGTCACACCAAACGATCAAGTTGCAGCCGTATTAGCAGTTTTATTCTACGGGCTCTTCAATTTCTTTTCTGGATATTTCATCCCTAGACCT AGAATTCCAAAATGGTGGGTATGGTACTATTGGATATGTCCTGTAGCATGGAGTGTGTATGGGTTCATCGTTTCGCAATATCATGATATTGACGACCCGATAAAAGTGCCTGGGATGTCATATGATCCGCCGATGAATGCGTATATCGAAGATCACTACGGTTTTAGATTAGATTACATGGGTCAGGTTTCTGCAATTTTAGTTGGTTTTTGTGTGTTGTTTGCCTTCATTTATGCCTTTTGCTTACGGTTTTTGAATTTCCAAGTAAGATAA